A stretch of the Pirellulales bacterium genome encodes the following:
- a CDS encoding LptF/LptG family permease — translation MKIIDRYLLRQFLQVFLICFCSLTGLYIVFDAFSNLDEFMHYAEGNGSLLGLMGQFYAYRSIFFFDRTSGVLGLTAAMFTVTWIQRHNELTALAAAGIANRRVVMPVIVAAILISLSAACVRELVIPGLSEQLSRTPSDLVGTAGQDLEPRYDNNTDILIRGQATIAAEKRIVAPSFLFPPSLNYWGKNLAAENAYYQPPQEGRPGGYLFDKVTLPAGIANLPSISLADLRVVITPQDAPDWLKPDQCFVVSEVDFDQLAGGRNWRQFASTRQLIAGLSNPSLDYGADVRVAIHSRFVQPLLDGTLLFLGLPLIMRRDNRNVFLAVGMCVAVTSVFMLVVFGLQHLGAVYLVDPALAAWMPLMIFVPVAVAMSDPLRQ, via the coding sequence ATGAAGATCATCGATCGCTACCTGTTGCGGCAGTTTTTGCAGGTCTTTCTGATCTGCTTCTGCAGCCTCACGGGTCTGTACATCGTCTTCGACGCCTTCAGCAATCTCGACGAGTTCATGCACTATGCCGAGGGCAACGGCAGCCTGCTGGGCTTGATGGGCCAGTTCTACGCCTACCGTTCGATCTTTTTCTTCGATCGCACTAGCGGCGTCCTCGGGCTCACCGCGGCCATGTTCACGGTGACCTGGATCCAACGCCACAACGAACTCACCGCCCTGGCGGCGGCGGGTATCGCCAACCGCCGCGTCGTCATGCCGGTCATCGTGGCGGCCATCCTCATCAGCCTCAGCGCCGCGTGCGTGCGCGAGTTGGTCATCCCGGGATTGAGCGAACAGTTGAGCCGTACACCCTCCGACCTCGTCGGCACGGCCGGGCAGGATCTCGAGCCTCGCTACGACAACAACACCGATATCCTGATCCGGGGCCAGGCCACCATCGCTGCCGAAAAGCGGATCGTCGCCCCCAGCTTCCTCTTCCCCCCGTCGCTCAACTACTGGGGTAAGAATCTTGCGGCCGAGAACGCCTACTATCAGCCGCCGCAAGAGGGCCGCCCGGGGGGCTACCTGTTCGACAAGGTGACGCTGCCCGCCGGCATCGCGAACCTGCCGTCGATCAGCCTGGCCGATCTTCGCGTGGTCATCACCCCGCAGGACGCCCCCGACTGGCTCAAGCCCGATCAATGCTTCGTCGTGAGCGAGGTCGATTTCGATCAGCTTGCCGGGGGCCGAAATTGGCGACAGTTCGCCTCGACGCGGCAATTGATCGCCGGGCTGAGCAATCCGAGCCTCGATTACGGCGCGGATGTCCGCGTGGCGATCCACTCGCGCTTCGTGCAGCCGTTGCTCGACGGCACGCTGCTCTTTCTGGGGCTGCCCCTCATCATGCGGCGCGACAACCGCAACGTCTTCCTGGCCGTGGGCATGTGCGTGGCCGTGACCAGCGTCTTCATGCTGGTCGTGTTCGGCCTGCAGCACCTCGGCGCCGTTTATCTGGTCGATCCGGCGCTGGCCGCCTGGATGCCACTGATGATCTTCGTGCCAGTGGCCGTGGCCATGTCCGATCCGCTGCGCCAGTAG
- the hemC gene encoding hydroxymethylbilane synthase: protein MTPTVRIGTRASALARWQAEWVATQLAAAGVNVELIPISTIGDREQTGSIGAMGTQGVFTKEIQRALLDGVIDCAVHSLKDLPTDPVAGLTLAAVPERESPRDALLGARASSLAAIPPGARVATGSLRRRTQLWHHRPDLEMVDVRGNVDTRLRKLDEGEFDVLVLAEAGLKRLGLAERIASLLPLDVMLPAIGQGALGIEARTDDKGTRSILAQLDDHASHASVTAERSLLATLRGGCLAPVAAWGRLHEGVLQLDAAVLSADGKQRLSARGEAPAKDATSLGERVGQELLSRGAAELIAASRTR, encoded by the coding sequence GTGACGCCCACGGTTCGGATCGGAACGCGCGCCAGTGCCCTGGCACGCTGGCAGGCAGAATGGGTGGCCACCCAATTGGCCGCTGCCGGCGTGAACGTCGAGTTGATTCCCATTTCGACCATCGGCGATCGGGAGCAGACGGGCTCGATCGGCGCGATGGGGACGCAGGGGGTCTTTACCAAGGAGATTCAGCGCGCGTTGCTCGACGGGGTCATCGACTGCGCGGTTCATAGTCTGAAAGATTTGCCGACGGATCCCGTCGCGGGACTGACCTTGGCGGCGGTGCCCGAACGCGAATCGCCGCGCGACGCGCTTCTGGGCGCTCGGGCGAGCTCGCTCGCAGCGATCCCTCCAGGGGCGCGCGTGGCAACGGGGAGCCTGCGCCGCCGCACGCAGCTCTGGCATCATCGGCCCGACCTGGAGATGGTCGACGTGCGGGGCAATGTCGATACGCGTCTGCGCAAGCTCGACGAGGGAGAGTTCGATGTGCTGGTGCTGGCCGAAGCGGGGCTGAAGCGATTGGGGCTGGCCGAGCGTATAGCCTCGCTATTGCCGCTGGACGTGATGCTGCCCGCGATCGGTCAGGGGGCCTTGGGGATCGAGGCCCGCACCGACGACAAGGGGACGCGCTCGATTCTGGCGCAGCTAGACGACCATGCCAGCCACGCCTCGGTGACGGCAGAGCGATCGCTGCTAGCAACGCTGCGCGGCGGTTGCCTGGCGCCGGTCGCCGCGTGGGGCCGATTGCACGAGGGCGTGCTGCAACTCGACGCCGCGGTGCTCAGCGCCGATGGCAAACAGCGTCTGTCTGCCCGGGGAGAAGCTCCCGCCAAGGATGCCACCTCTCTGGGAGAACGCGTGGGGCAAGAGCTGCTCTCGCGGGGGGCGGCCGAATTGATCGCCGCCAGCCGCACGCGTTAA
- a CDS encoding ComF family protein produces the protein MGSSWANKIAERARAGGPFGAEYAAKRARQIGSSALSLLFPARCTFCRADLVDRSAQPFACESCEGELVETNVPRCVRCGAKGADADAQACADCRRTKLWFDRVVTLGTYDGPLRSAILQTKTARVDLFAVTLASLLARHRRALLAAAEADAIVPIPMHWRRWLRRGTNGAAIIAARLSHELGLPLARDALSRRRSTRLQSGLLRTQRFENVRGAFRSTGRYHFRGANVLLVDDILTTGATASEAARILKRAGASRVVTVVLARTSGLD, from the coding sequence ATGGGTTCGTCCTGGGCGAACAAAATCGCGGAGCGCGCTCGAGCTGGGGGACCATTCGGGGCCGAATATGCCGCGAAACGTGCCAGGCAAATCGGCAGCAGTGCCTTGAGCCTGCTCTTTCCGGCCCGCTGCACCTTCTGCCGGGCCGATCTCGTGGACCGCTCGGCACAACCGTTCGCCTGCGAGTCATGCGAAGGCGAACTGGTAGAAACAAACGTGCCGCGTTGCGTCCGCTGCGGCGCCAAGGGGGCGGATGCGGATGCCCAGGCGTGTGCCGATTGTCGGCGGACGAAGCTCTGGTTCGATCGGGTTGTGACGCTGGGCACCTATGACGGTCCCCTGCGCTCGGCCATCCTGCAGACGAAAACGGCCCGCGTCGATCTGTTCGCCGTCACGCTCGCTTCGCTGCTGGCGCGGCATCGCCGGGCGCTGTTGGCGGCTGCCGAGGCGGACGCGATCGTGCCGATTCCCATGCACTGGCGGCGATGGCTGCGTCGCGGCACGAACGGCGCGGCGATCATCGCCGCCCGGTTGTCGCACGAGCTAGGTTTGCCTCTGGCTCGCGATGCCCTCTCGCGTCGGCGTTCCACCCGGCTCCAGAGTGGGCTGCTGCGCACGCAGCGCTTCGAAAATGTGCGAGGTGCGTTTCGGTCGACCGGCCGCTATCATTTTCGCGGGGCAAATGTTCTGCTGGTGGATGACATTCTCACGACCGGCGCCACGGCCAGCGAAGCGGCCCGCATCCTCAAGCGTGCTGGCGCGAGCCGTGTCGTGACGGTGGTTCTGGCCCGAACGTCTGGGCTGGATTGA
- a CDS encoding PLP-dependent aminotransferase family protein: MKRQRSSNAVSDPPQSLSQRAQWAAGQPISDLMHRALAHPELISLAAGFVDQESLPVEAVHVAADMVLSDPVRARAALQYGTTPGYQPLREQLLARLKAADGHPPCEASLALEQVLVTAGSNELLFLLADTLIDPGDIVLCGAPCYFVFLGIVHNQGGRAVAVEVDQDGMVPESVDAELARLAAVGELNRVKAIYVTSYFDNPSSVTVSRERRPQLVEIAQRWSRHESRTAPIYILEDAAYRELRYEGDDVPSLRAFDESGETVIVTGSFSKSLSPGLRVGFGVLPPALIEAVLNQKGNIDFGAPNFSQQIVHAVLERGLYEPHVAQLRERYREKRDAMLDAAEKFLRPIEGASWLRPLGGLYVWLSLPPSVDTGPHGTLFDRTLEEGALYVPGEYCHPAEPRDPPRNQIRLSFGVQSTLRIGLGIEALARAVQRVLQDAT, from the coding sequence TTGAAACGCCAGCGCTCGTCCAACGCCGTGTCCGATCCGCCGCAATCCCTGAGTCAGCGTGCGCAGTGGGCGGCCGGCCAACCGATCAGCGATCTGATGCACCGGGCCCTTGCCCATCCCGAGTTGATCTCGCTCGCCGCGGGATTTGTCGACCAAGAATCGCTACCGGTCGAGGCCGTACACGTCGCGGCCGACATGGTGCTCTCCGACCCCGTCCGTGCGCGGGCCGCGTTGCAGTACGGCACGACCCCCGGCTATCAGCCCCTTCGCGAGCAGTTGCTCGCCCGATTGAAGGCGGCCGATGGCCATCCCCCTTGCGAAGCGAGTCTCGCGCTCGAACAGGTGCTCGTCACGGCGGGTAGCAACGAGTTGTTATTCCTGCTGGCCGATACATTGATCGATCCGGGCGATATCGTCCTCTGCGGAGCCCCCTGTTATTTCGTCTTCCTGGGCATCGTGCATAACCAGGGGGGACGGGCCGTTGCGGTCGAGGTCGATCAAGATGGCATGGTGCCCGAGTCGGTCGACGCGGAGCTGGCACGGTTGGCCGCGGTGGGCGAGCTGAATCGCGTCAAGGCGATCTACGTCACGAGCTATTTCGATAATCCCAGCAGCGTGACGGTCAGTCGCGAGCGACGCCCCCAGCTCGTCGAGATCGCCCAGCGCTGGTCGCGCCACGAGAGCCGCACGGCCCCCATCTATATCCTCGAGGATGCCGCCTATCGCGAGCTGCGCTACGAGGGAGACGATGTCCCTTCGCTGCGCGCGTTCGACGAGTCGGGCGAAACGGTCATCGTGACCGGATCGTTTTCCAAATCGCTGTCCCCCGGCCTCCGCGTCGGTTTCGGCGTCTTGCCCCCCGCGCTGATCGAGGCGGTGCTCAATCAGAAGGGGAACATCGACTTCGGCGCGCCGAACTTCAGCCAGCAGATCGTGCATGCCGTGCTCGAACGCGGACTCTACGAGCCGCATGTGGCGCAGCTCCGCGAGCGCTATCGCGAAAAACGCGACGCCATGCTCGACGCGGCCGAGAAGTTTCTGCGGCCGATCGAAGGGGCGAGCTGGCTGCGCCCCTTGGGGGGGCTCTATGTCTGGCTCAGTCTCCCCCCGTCGGTCGATACCGGACCCCACGGCACGTTGTTCGATCGCACCTTGGAAGAAGGGGCACTTTATGTGCCCGGGGAGTACTGTCATCCGGCCGAGCCGCGCGACCCACCGCGCAACCAGATTCGGTTGAGCTTCGGCGTCCAGTCGACGTTGCGGATCGGCCTGGGCATCGAGGCCCTGGCCCGCGCCGTGCAGCGAGTCTTGCAAGACGCGACCTGA
- the flgA gene encoding flagellar basal body P-ring formation protein FlgA, with protein sequence MHVYSRQLATTLAALFVLGAPLAVAAEIRLRRDCVPATSLVTLADVADIHAADGAEADTLGNIPLFAAPAAGKNRFLPIRELQDLLLLRGVNLTGHTLSGASQAVIHTPIEPKAMPQPAAPPAPAERPIARHERDRAVEQITDALIDYLTEQAGAAAWQVKVSGIQGELRPFLAASVDHPLAVSGGTAPWVGVQKFTVRRSSEEGETSVSVSAEVSLPAMILAVSRTLPRGSIVQASDLQFQPRRSNDTNIVGLEIPEDAIGRQVTRSIPAGAVLAASDLREPIVVRRGDAVTVYSRAPGIRVRTTARSKQDGGIGDLIEVESFGTRSTFFARVSGVQEVEVFAQAVSMPRSAAAPLATTATTSATTASATTVLPPPATTVPTKTVGWRRSTASQTPTIGE encoded by the coding sequence ATGCACGTTTATTCCCGACAACTCGCGACGACGCTGGCCGCCCTGTTCGTACTGGGCGCGCCGCTGGCCGTGGCGGCCGAGATTCGCCTGCGACGCGACTGCGTTCCGGCAACGTCGCTCGTGACGCTGGCCGACGTGGCCGACATTCACGCGGCCGACGGCGCGGAAGCCGACACGCTGGGCAATATCCCACTGTTTGCCGCGCCGGCCGCCGGCAAGAATCGCTTTCTGCCGATTCGCGAGCTACAAGACTTGCTGCTGCTGCGTGGCGTAAATCTCACCGGTCACACGCTGAGCGGCGCGTCGCAAGCGGTCATCCACACGCCCATCGAACCGAAGGCCATGCCGCAGCCTGCGGCCCCCCCGGCGCCCGCCGAACGCCCGATCGCGCGTCACGAACGCGACCGGGCCGTCGAGCAGATCACCGACGCCTTGATCGACTATCTGACCGAACAGGCTGGCGCCGCCGCGTGGCAGGTGAAGGTGTCGGGCATCCAGGGGGAGCTTCGCCCGTTCCTCGCGGCATCGGTCGACCATCCTCTTGCCGTCTCGGGTGGCACCGCCCCTTGGGTCGGCGTGCAGAAGTTCACGGTGCGCCGTTCGAGCGAAGAGGGTGAGACGAGCGTTAGCGTCTCGGCCGAGGTCTCGCTGCCGGCGATGATTCTTGCCGTCTCGCGCACCTTGCCGAGAGGTTCGATCGTGCAGGCGAGCGACTTGCAGTTCCAGCCCCGTCGCTCGAACGATACGAACATCGTGGGGCTCGAGATTCCCGAAGACGCCATTGGCCGCCAGGTGACACGCTCGATTCCGGCGGGGGCCGTGCTGGCCGCGAGCGATCTTCGCGAGCCGATCGTCGTGCGACGTGGCGACGCCGTCACGGTGTACTCGCGAGCCCCCGGCATCCGGGTTCGCACGACAGCCCGCTCGAAGCAGGATGGCGGCATCGGCGACCTGATCGAAGTCGAGTCCTTCGGCACGCGAAGCACGTTCTTCGCTCGTGTCAGCGGCGTGCAAGAGGTGGAGGTCTTCGCCCAGGCCGTGTCGATGCCGCGTTCGGCGGCTGCCCCGCTGGCGACGACGGCCACCACGAGCGCCACCACGGCGAGCGCGACGACCGTACTTCCGCCACCGGCGACGACCGTTCCGACCAAGACCGTCGGCTGGCGTCGATCGACCGCTTCCCAGACGCCCACGATCGGAGAGTGA
- a CDS encoding flagellar basal body L-ring protein FlgH, whose product MRRHRSNLRSTWLAGLVVAGSVLLSSEARAQSSSMFGDPARRAPLTLAGTSWGYIEVQPPRELRLHDLVTVIVDEKSQLISEGEVNQRMQSNINAVLMQWMKLENGDLKPDPFYDGTPGIQAILNAQRRGQSELEARDGLKFSIAAEVVDIRPNGNLVLEARKEIKNNEDVWNYSLTGIVRPQDILPNNSVLSEDLAELRINKYETGMVRDGYRRGWLLKLIDEYRPF is encoded by the coding sequence ATGCGGCGACATCGTTCCAACCTGCGATCGACCTGGCTGGCCGGCCTGGTCGTGGCTGGCAGCGTGCTGCTGAGTAGCGAGGCCCGCGCTCAGAGCTCGAGCATGTTCGGCGATCCGGCGCGTCGTGCCCCGTTGACGCTCGCCGGCACGTCGTGGGGTTACATCGAGGTTCAGCCGCCCCGCGAGCTGCGGCTGCACGACCTGGTCACGGTGATCGTCGACGAGAAGTCGCAGTTGATCAGCGAAGGCGAAGTCAACCAGCGCATGCAGTCGAACATCAACGCCGTGTTGATGCAGTGGATGAAGCTCGAGAACGGCGATCTCAAGCCCGATCCTTTCTACGACGGCACGCCCGGCATTCAGGCCATCTTGAACGCCCAGCGTCGCGGGCAATCGGAATTGGAGGCCCGCGACGGCTTGAAGTTCTCGATCGCGGCCGAAGTGGTCGACATCCGGCCGAACGGCAACCTGGTGCTCGAAGCTCGTAAAGAGATCAAGAACAACGAAGACGTGTGGAACTACTCGCTCACCGGCATCGTGCGGCCGCAGGACATTCTGCCGAACAACTCGGTGTTGAGCGAGGATCTGGCCGAGCTGCGGATCAACAAGTACGAGACCGGCATGGTCCGCGACGGCTATCGTCGCGGTTGGCTGCTGAAGCTCATCGACGAGTATCGCCCCTTCTAG
- the flgF gene encoding flagellar basal-body rod protein FlgF, translating into MPYGFYISAEGATIQSKRLDVLANNMANVDTPGFKRDLAVFRARYAEEIQQGGAIPGTGTINDIGGGVLMQETKTDFSAGPLQRTGNTTDLAINGDGFFVVRKDNQNFLTRAGNFMRTNNGALVTPDGYSVLDDGGSPIVIDDALGPWQITPNGSIQQAGTLVPLAIVHPKSYGDLAKVGSNLFQPLAPTTAVEDEQRQVLSGFLEQSGVKPTNEMMGLIEASRAFEANVNLIRNQDEMLGTLINRVLSVK; encoded by the coding sequence ATGCCCTACGGTTTTTACATCTCGGCCGAAGGAGCCACGATTCAGAGCAAGCGGCTGGACGTGCTGGCCAACAACATGGCCAACGTCGACACGCCCGGCTTCAAGCGCGATCTGGCCGTTTTCCGTGCCCGCTACGCTGAAGAGATTCAGCAAGGAGGCGCGATCCCCGGCACCGGCACCATCAATGACATTGGCGGCGGCGTGTTGATGCAGGAGACGAAGACCGACTTCTCCGCCGGCCCCTTGCAGCGGACGGGGAACACCACGGACCTGGCGATCAACGGCGACGGGTTCTTCGTCGTTCGCAAAGACAATCAGAATTTTTTGACCCGCGCCGGCAACTTCATGCGAACCAACAACGGCGCGCTGGTCACCCCGGACGGTTACTCGGTGCTCGACGACGGCGGATCGCCGATCGTGATCGACGACGCCTTGGGCCCCTGGCAGATCACGCCGAACGGTTCGATCCAGCAGGCGGGCACGCTGGTCCCCCTGGCCATCGTGCATCCCAAGTCCTACGGCGATCTGGCCAAGGTGGGTTCGAACCTGTTCCAGCCGCTCGCTCCCACGACCGCCGTCGAAGACGAGCAGCGCCAGGTGCTGTCTGGATTTCTCGAACAATCGGGGGTGAAGCCCACGAACGAGATGATGGGGCTCATCGAGGCCTCGCGGGCCTTCGAGGCCAACGTGAACCTGATCCGCAACCAGGACGAGATGCTCGGCACGCTCATCAACCGCGTGCTGTCCGTGAAGTAA
- the flgG gene encoding flagellar basal-body rod protein FlgG, which translates to MSVQALYTAATGMEALQTKLDIISHNMANLNTTAFKESRANFEDLFYQHEILPGIQDSIGNVTPTGISIGLGTRIQSTQLNFTQGAFIDTGRELDMAIAGDGFFQIVDPSGQILYSRAGNFSINANGDVVLGSASDGRLIEPAINIPQDTTEISISPEGLVFVRQFGQQQLSQIGQIQLAKFINNEGLLPLGENLYQQTDASNPPTVIGNPGQNGLGLIRQTFLEASNVNAVDELIDLITTQRSFELNSQMVQAGDQMLQLVANLRRF; encoded by the coding sequence ATGAGTGTCCAAGCACTGTATACCGCTGCCACGGGCATGGAAGCCCTCCAGACGAAGCTGGACATCATCTCGCACAACATGGCGAACTTGAACACCACGGCGTTCAAGGAATCGCGTGCCAACTTCGAGGACCTGTTCTACCAGCACGAGATTCTGCCCGGCATTCAAGACTCGATCGGCAACGTTACGCCGACCGGTATCTCGATCGGCCTGGGTACGCGCATCCAAAGCACGCAGTTGAACTTCACGCAGGGTGCGTTCATCGACACCGGTCGCGAGCTGGACATGGCGATCGCGGGGGATGGCTTCTTCCAGATCGTCGATCCGTCGGGGCAGATTCTCTACTCGCGTGCGGGCAACTTCTCGATCAACGCCAACGGCGACGTCGTGCTCGGCTCGGCCAGCGACGGCCGCTTGATCGAGCCGGCCATCAATATTCCGCAAGACACCACCGAGATCAGCATCAGCCCCGAAGGGCTGGTCTTCGTGCGCCAATTCGGCCAGCAGCAGCTTTCGCAGATCGGCCAGATTCAGCTTGCCAAGTTCATCAACAACGAAGGTCTGCTGCCGCTCGGCGAAAACCTCTACCAGCAGACCGATGCCTCGAATCCCCCGACCGTGATCGGCAACCCGGGTCAGAACGGCCTGGGGCTCATCCGGCAGACGTTCCTCGAAGCGTCGAACGTCAACGCGGTCGACGAGCTCATCGACCTGATCACGACGCAACGCTCGTTCGAGCTCAACTCGCAGATGGTGCAAGCGGGGGATCAGATGTTGCAGCTCGTCGCCAACCTGCGCCGGTTCTAA
- a CDS encoding AMP-binding protein has protein sequence MTDMSEQPWVDGKTIGQVLAATVRRHGERDALVFPVLGLQLNYFAFDRAVYEAAKGLLALGVQRGEHVAIWATNVPEWVVLQFATARIGAVLVTINPAYRAFELKYVLEQSDAVALFLVDRFKTSDYFALLNEACPELTNSTPGMLNSKAFPKLRAVVAIQGATPRGALSWSEMLDQGRNVDASELVGRERELKASDPINIQYTSGTTGFPKAAMLTHRNLLMNGFYVGACQNITQVDRICIPVPFYHCFGCVMGTICAAVHGAAMVVPAESFHPTATLDAIEQARATAIYGVPTMFIAQLQDASFAGRDLSSLRTGIMAGSPCPIEIMRQVIDQMGAREMTIAYGQTEASPVITQTRTDDPLAWRVETVGRELPGVEVKVVDPESGQPLPDGTQGELCTRGHVVMLGYYKNPEATARAIDPAGWLHTGDLALRTVEGNFRITGRIKDMVIRGGENIYPREIEEFLFRHPAIEQASVLGVPDPKYVEELCAWIKLKPGATLDADAVRAYCRAELAHYKVPRYVKFVEEFPQTVTGKIQKFKIREVMMDELGLSEQETA, from the coding sequence ATGACGGACATGTCCGAGCAGCCGTGGGTTGACGGCAAGACGATCGGCCAGGTGCTCGCCGCCACCGTGCGGCGGCATGGCGAGCGCGATGCGCTGGTTTTTCCCGTGCTGGGGCTGCAACTCAATTATTTTGCGTTCGACCGCGCCGTCTACGAGGCCGCCAAGGGCCTGCTCGCCTTGGGCGTGCAGCGAGGCGAGCACGTCGCCATCTGGGCGACCAATGTTCCGGAGTGGGTCGTCTTGCAATTCGCCACGGCCCGCATCGGCGCGGTGCTCGTGACGATCAATCCGGCTTACCGCGCGTTCGAGTTGAAGTACGTGCTCGAGCAAAGCGACGCGGTGGCACTGTTTCTCGTCGATCGTTTCAAGACGTCCGACTATTTCGCCCTGCTCAACGAGGCCTGCCCCGAGCTGACCAACTCGACGCCGGGAATGCTCAACTCGAAGGCCTTTCCCAAGCTACGCGCCGTGGTGGCGATCCAGGGAGCGACTCCGCGCGGCGCCCTGTCGTGGAGCGAAATGCTCGATCAGGGAAGAAACGTCGACGCCAGCGAATTGGTCGGACGCGAACGCGAATTGAAAGCGTCCGATCCGATCAACATTCAATACACCTCGGGCACGACGGGATTCCCCAAGGCGGCCATGCTCACGCATCGCAACCTGTTGATGAACGGATTCTATGTCGGCGCCTGTCAGAACATCACCCAGGTGGACCGCATCTGCATTCCGGTGCCGTTTTATCACTGCTTTGGCTGCGTCATGGGCACGATTTGCGCCGCCGTGCATGGCGCGGCGATGGTCGTGCCCGCCGAGTCGTTTCACCCCACCGCCACGCTCGACGCCATCGAGCAGGCCCGCGCCACGGCGATCTACGGCGTGCCGACCATGTTCATCGCCCAGTTGCAGGATGCCAGCTTCGCCGGCCGCGATCTGTCGAGCCTGCGCACGGGGATCATGGCCGGCAGTCCCTGTCCGATCGAGATCATGCGACAGGTGATCGACCAGATGGGTGCCCGCGAGATGACCATTGCCTACGGGCAAACCGAGGCCTCACCCGTCATCACGCAGACGCGTACCGACGATCCCCTGGCATGGCGCGTGGAAACCGTGGGGCGCGAACTGCCCGGTGTCGAGGTGAAGGTCGTCGATCCCGAATCGGGCCAACCCCTGCCCGACGGCACGCAGGGAGAACTTTGCACGCGGGGGCACGTCGTGATGCTGGGCTATTACAAGAATCCCGAGGCCACGGCCCGCGCTATCGATCCCGCGGGGTGGCTACACACGGGCGATCTCGCGCTGCGCACCGTCGAAGGAAACTTCCGCATCACCGGTCGCATCAAGGATATGGTGATTCGCGGGGGCGAGAACATTTATCCCCGCGAGATCGAGGAGTTCCTTTTTCGGCATCCCGCGATCGAACAGGCCAGCGTGCTGGGCGTGCCCGATCCAAAATACGTCGAGGAACTCTGCGCGTGGATCAAGCTCAAGCCGGGCGCCACGCTCGATGCCGACGCGGTACGAGCCTACTGTCGTGCGGAGCTCGCGCACTACAAGGTGCCGCGGTATGTGAAATTCGTCGAAGAGTTTCCGCAGACCGTGACGGGCAAGATCCAGAAGTTCAAGATCCGCGAAGTGATGATGGACGAGCTGGGACTCAGCGAGCAGGAGACGGCCTGA